The following proteins come from a genomic window of Planktothrix agardhii NIES-204:
- a CDS encoding transposase, IS4 family protein, with amino-acid sequence MKMIPLFYQKHLKSQLSLAEYLFLQILVNILQSIKNVNLERLANGIPLPIKFESRRKRIQRFLSLPNLKIEKIWLPIIKEWLSIYFTKEEIIYVAIDRTNWSRINLFMVSVIWDKRAFPIYFKLLPKLGSSNIDEQQKILSQVMPIFQNYKICVLGDREFCSVKLAKYLQSLGVYFCLRLKKNEFVEFEKDIFQELNHLGLAPGVSFFIQGVKVTKTRGFMSFNVACKWKRKINGVAPKEGWFILTNFDALELAISAYKQRFDIEEMFRDFKKGGYNLEDTNVTGERFISLVLLIAIAYSSATIQGQQIKRKGIQKYIARIKEYGRIERRHSSFYIGLYGQTWVNFKDVCMDLVTKLMKLNRNKCKYYQQGLRAMRLIESVL; translated from the coding sequence ATGAAAATGATACCTTTATTCTATCAAAAGCACTTAAAAAGTCAATTGAGTTTAGCAGAATACCTGTTTCTCCAAATTTTGGTGAACATCTTACAGTCAATCAAAAATGTGAATTTAGAAAGGCTAGCGAATGGGATACCTTTGCCAATTAAATTTGAGAGTAGAAGAAAAAGAATACAAAGATTTCTCTCATTACCCAATTTAAAAATTGAAAAAATTTGGTTACCCATTATCAAAGAATGGTTATCAATATATTTTACCAAGGAAGAAATAATTTATGTAGCAATTGATAGAACGAATTGGAGTCGGATAAATTTATTTATGGTGAGTGTCATTTGGGATAAAAGAGCCTTTCCAATCTATTTTAAATTATTGCCCAAATTAGGGAGTAGTAATATAGATGAGCAGCAAAAAATATTGTCTCAAGTAATGCCCATTTTTCAAAACTATAAAATATGTGTATTAGGGGATAGAGAATTTTGTTCTGTAAAACTTGCTAAGTACCTTCAATCATTGGGTGTATACTTTTGCTTGCGATTAAAAAAGAACGAATTTGTAGAATTTGAAAAAGATATTTTTCAGGAATTAAATCATCTAGGTTTAGCACCAGGAGTATCATTTTTTATTCAAGGTGTAAAGGTAACAAAGACTCGGGGTTTTATGAGCTTTAACGTTGCTTGTAAATGGAAACGTAAAATCAACGGAGTAGCACCGAAAGAAGGATGGTTTATCTTAACGAATTTTGATGCACTAGAATTGGCTATTTCTGCCTATAAACAAAGATTTGATATTGAAGAAATGTTTAGAGATTTTAAGAAGGGAGGCTATAATTTAGAGGATACCAATGTAACTGGTGAACGCTTTATTTCTCTAGTTTTGTTGATAGCAATTGCCTACTCCTCTGCAACAATACAGGGTCAACAAATCAAACGAAAAGGAATACAGAAATATATTGCTCGGATCAAAGAATATGGTCGAATAGAACGGAGACATAGTAGTTTTTATATCGGCTTATATGGTCAAACTTGGGTCAATTTCAAGGATGTTTGTATGGATTTAGTCACGAAACTAATGAAATTAAATCGCAATAAATGTAAGTATTATCAACAGGGCCTAAGAGCTATGAGGCTTATAGAGTCTGTCTTGTAG